The following proteins are encoded in a genomic region of Cryptomeria japonica unplaced genomic scaffold, Sugi_1.0 HiC_scaffold_288, whole genome shotgun sequence:
- the LOC131057167 gene encoding 1-aminocyclopropane-1-carboxylate oxidase-like has product MGVPVIDMKNIDGGDREVIMAEIAKACESTGFFQLLNHGIEHELMDRVKKVCSEHYKLNREQSFNASLPVRLLSNALDSDNADKIENVDWEDVIQIHEMQETNSWPSQPSDFKETIQEFRNKIFSLTEKLLEVISLNLGLEKEYLKEAFAGGEKPFFGTKVSHYPPCPRPDLIKGIRAHTDAGGLILLYQDDQVSGLQVLNDGTWVDVQPIPYAIVVDIGDQLEAITNGKYTSAWHRILPTKNGNRFSVASFYNPSYNAKVYPASQLTAQTGDELSVYPEYPEYLFGDYMQVYSHQKYEAKEPRFEAMRIVNVECQ; this is encoded by the exons ATGGGCGTTCCAGTGATTGACATGAAAAACATAGACGGAGGAGACAGAGAGGTGATCATGGCTGAAATAGCCAAGGCCTGCGAGAGTACTGGTTTCTTTCAG CTTTTGAACCATGGCATAGAGCATGAACTCATGGACCGTGTAAAGAAAGTTTGCTCGGAGCATTACAAGCTTAACAGAGAGCAGAGCTTCAATGCCTCTTTGCCTGTAAGGTTGTTGAGCAACGCTCTTGACAGCGATAACGCTGATAAGATCGAGAACGTTGATTGGGAAGATGTTATTCAAATACATGAGATGCAGGAGACCAATTCATGGCCTTCCCAACCCAGTGATTTCAA GGAAACTATCCAGGAGTTTCGAAACAAGATATTTTCATTGACAGAAAAGCTGTTGGAAGTAATAAGTTTGAATCTGGGGCTAGAGAAAGAGTACCTGAAAGAGGCATTTGCGGGAGGAGAGAAGCCCTTCTTCGGCACCAAAGTGAGCCATTATCCTCCTTGCCCTAGACCGGACCTCATCAAGGGCATCCGTGCACACACAGATGCAGGTGGCCTCATTCTCTTATACCAAGACGATCAAGTGTCCGGTTTGCAGGTCCTCAATGATGGCACTTGGGTTGACGTGCAACCCATTCCATACGCAATAGTTGTTGACATTGGGGACCAGTTGGAAGCCATCACTAACGGCAAATACACCAGCGCATGGCATCGCATTCTACCCACTAAGAATGGCAACCGTTTCTCAGTGGCATCGTTTTATAATCCCTCATATAATGCCAAGGTTTATCCCGCATCTCAACTTACTGCTCAGACCGGTGATGAATTATCGGTTTATCCAGAGTATCCAGAGTATCTGTTTGGAGACTACATGCAGGTTTACAGCCACCAGAAATATGAAGCCAAAGAGCCACGATTCGAAGCTATGAGGATTGTGAATGTAGAATGCCAATAG